The Deltaproteobacteria bacterium HGW-Deltaproteobacteria-4 genome includes the window CCGGCCGCGGTAACCTCACGCAGGAGTTGCCCGTAACGGGGATCAATGCTGTCAGCCGGAGAAAACAAGGTCGCCTCTTTGCGCTGCACGAGGAAAAAGATTACCGCGCGGTACCCCTCCTCCTGCGCCCGTGCGAGTTCGCGCAGATGTTTCTGACCCCGCTCGGTCACGGCATCGGGAAAAGAAGCGACGCCGGTGGTAGAGCAAAGGGTGACGTTTTTGACCTCAACGAAGGCCTTCTCCCCTCCCCGCTGCAGGAGAAAGTCGATACGGCTGTCATGGTAGGGGACTTCGGCCCGAACATCATAACCAACGAACTCAGCGATGGCCCCGGAGCGCAGCCCCTCTTCAACGACCCGATTCGTCCGATGCGTATGAGTATCGACCCAGCTGCCGTTGACTTCAATCAGTTCGAGGGTCCAGGGGAGTTTACGCAGAGGATTGTCCGCCGCAGAGATCAGGACACGATGACCGGGGATGGCACATTGCAGCATGCTGCCGGTATTCGGGGTATGGGCGATGACGATGCGGCCGTCATCAAGTTCGACATCAGCAAAAAAACGCTGGTAGCGGCGCAGGAGACGACCGGAATACAAGGGTGCGGGGAGATTCATGCCGTTCTTTACCTAAAAAAATCGCCCCCTCTCCACACAGGAAGAGGGGGCGGGATATCTATTCTCTTTACAACTAACCAACAACCTGGGTTTTAGTAAAAACCGCCCGCAAAGCCAGGCCGTTTTCGCCCTCCAGAAATTCCCGTGCCCCTTCTTCACGATCGACGAGAGTGACGATGCCGACGACTTCCAGTCCTTCGGAGCGGGCACGCTCGACCGCTTTCATCGATGAACCGCCGGTGGTGGTGACATCTTCGACAATCACGACGCGACTGCCGGCGGGGAGGTTCTTACGCCCTTCCAGCCACTGGCCGGTGCCGTGCCCTTTTGGCTCCTTGCGGATGATAAAGGCATGGACGCTGGCGCCATCAAGGGCGGCGGCAATACTCGTCGCCGTGGCGATGGGATCGGCACCCAGGGTCAAACCACCGACACCATGAATCGGCCCGGCAAACGCCTTGACCTCCTGCCAGAAAGCCTTGCCGACCAGCAGACCGCCCTGTGCATGCAGACAGGTCTGTTTGCCGTCGAAATAGAAATTGCTTTTACGGCCGGAGGCGAGAGTCACCTCCCGCTCTTCGTAAGAAAGGTCGCGGATAATCTCCATCAAACTGTTGCGTTCCTGGCTGGTCATGAAATTTCTCCTTAAAAGAGTCCCATCTGATCAGATTCGACCAGACGGGGGAATTTAACGGGATATTGGCCACTGAAGCAGGCATCGCAAAAATGCCCGGGCCGGCCTTCCGGCGCTCCGGCGGCGCGCAGCGTCCCTTCGCGCGACAGGTAGCCGAGAGAATCGGAGGTGATGTAACGGTTGATCTCTTCGATCGAATGTGATGACGAAATCAGCTCTTTGCGGGTCGGGGTATCGATACCGTAGTAACAGGGGAAACTGGTCGGCGGACTGGAGATGCGCACATGGACTTCACTGGCACCGGCCGCGCGGATCATCTTGATGATTTTGCGGGCCGTGGTGCCGCGCACGATCGAATCATCGATTACAACAATCCGTTTTCCTTCGATAATCTCCCGCACAGGATTAAGCTTGAGTTTGACCCCGAAGTGGCGAATCGATTGCTGCGGCTCGATAAAGGTGCGACCGACATAATGATTACGAATCAGGCCGGTCTCGAAACGGATCCCCGACTCTTCCGCGTAGCCGATCGCTGCCGGCACCCCGGAGTCCGGGATAGGAATGACGACATCGGCATCGACAGGAAATTCCCGGGCGAGTTGACGCCCGAACTCCTTGCGCACGCCGTAAACCTGCCGGCCGAAGACGATGCTGTCAGGACGGGCAAAGTAGATATGCTCGAAGATACAGGGGGAAGTAGGGATCTTTTCAAAGGGGAAGTAGCTCTTGATACCGTGCTTGTCGATGACGACCATCTCCCCCGGCTCGATCTCGCGGATAAATTCCGCCTCGATCAGATCAAAAGCACAGGTTTCGGAAGCAACGACATAGGCACCATCGAGTTTGCCCAAGGCCAGCGGGCGGAAGCCACTCCCGTCACGCACCGCCACCAGGCGCGTCTCGGTCAGAAACGTCAGGCTGTAAGCGCCGCGGACTTCACGCAGGGCGTCGACAAGGCGATCTTCCAGACTCGCCCCTGCCGAACGGGCGATCAAATGGATGATGACCTCAGTGTCGGAAGTCGTGGAGAAAATAGACCCCTTCTTTTCCAGCTCAGCGCGAATTTCCAGGGCATTGACGAGATTGCCATTATGGGCGACAGAGATGGCGCCATGCACATAATCGACGACAATCGGCTGGCAATTCTTGATATCATTGCCGCCGGCGGTCGAATAACGGACATGGCCGATAGCGCTGCTCCCGGGCAGCTCGGCAAAGATCGAATTACGCTTGAAAACGTCGGCAACCAGGCCCATCCCTTTATGGGTGCGCAGCTGCACACCGTCAGAAGCGACGATCCCGCAGCTCTCCTGCCCGCGATGTTGCAGGGCATAAAGACCGAGATAGGTAAGATTGGCCGCTTCGGGATGACCGAAGATGCCGAATACGCCGCATTCATCGTTGAACTTGTCAAACATGCGATTTTGCCCTCATTGGATCGTCTCGACCCTGAATTCAAAAATTGGGCGAAGCAGCAAAGATCTGCTCCGCCCCGATATGACCTGAAGGAATCTTTAAACCTTAGCGTTCGTACAGTATCCGCAGCATCCGCCGTAGCGGTTCGGCCGCGCCCCAAAGGAGCTGGTCGCCGCAGGTGAAGGCGGAAATATACTGCGGCCCCATCTTCATCTTGCGCACCCGGCCGATCGGCACGGTCAGCGTGCCGGAGACCGCCGCCGGCGTCAACTGCGCCAGGGAGTCGGCTTTGTTATTCGGCACCAGCTTGACCCACTGATTGTCGTTGGCGATCAACGCTTCAATCTCGGAGATCGGCAGATCCTTCTTGAGTTTGATCGTCAGCGCCTGGCTATGGCAGCGCATGGCGCCGACGCGCACACAAAGGCCATCGACCGGTATCGGCTGCGTTGTCCCGAGAATCTTGTTGGTTTCGGCAAAACCTTTCCACTCTTCGCGGCTCTGGCCGTCCTCCACTTCCCGATCGATCCAGGGAAGGAGGTTGCCGGCAAGGGCAAAACCGAATTCCTTCTTCGGCATAGCGTCGTTGCGCAGGGTCTCGGTGACCTTCTGATCGATCTCAAGGATCGCCGAAGAGGGGTCTTTGAGCAAGTCAGCCACAGAACCATGGAGGACACCCATCTGCGAAAGGAGCTCGCGCATATTCGGTGCCCCGGCGCCGGAGGCCGCCTGGTAAGTCATCGACGAGAGCCATTCGATGAGATCTGCGCGGAAAAGCCCGCCCAGCGCCATCAACATCAGACTGACCGTACAGTTACCGCCGATGAAATCTTTCTGACCATTCTTTAGCGCCGCATCGATGACATCGCGATTAACCGGGTCGAGGATGATCACGGCATCCTTCTCCATGCGCAGCGTCGAGGCCGCATCGATCCAGTAGCCCTGCCAACCGGCCTGCCGCAATTGGGGATGGATAGCCTTGGTGTAATCGCCCCCCTGACAGGTGATGATCACATCGAGTTTTTGCAACTCAGTAATATCGTCGGCATTCTTCAGGGTTCCGGCATTCATCGGCGCCGGCTGTCCTGCCTGGGATGTCGAAAAGAAGACCGGCTCCACCCCTTGAAAATCATTCTCTTCCTGCATGCGTTGCATCAGGACTGAACCGACCATACCCCGCCAACCGACCATACCAACTTTCATCATTGTCATCTTCCTTTTCTTAACGAGATGATGTTCCAACGAAAACCTTTAAATTTTAAATCCCGCGGCGGATGAAGTCAACCGCGTTGCGATAGAGCCAGAGCCCCATACCTTCTTGCGGAAGGTTCTCGTCCCGTGTCCAGCGCGGGTGCTGGGTTCGATCGACATACGCTTCCGGATGGGGCATGAGGCCAAAGAGGCGCCCGCTCGGATCGCAGATGCCGGCAATCGCGTCCATGGCGCCATTCGGATTTGCGGGAAAATCCATAACAGCTTCCCGGTAGTCACTATCACTATATTTTACGGCAGCGAGGTGGCCGGCGTCAATCGCTGCCAGCGTTTCGCGATCGGCGACGAACTTTCCTTCGCCGTGCCGTACCGGCAGATAGACGCCATCCTTGATCCCTTGCGTGTAGATACAAGGGGAAGCAGGATCGACCTTGAGATAGGCCCAACGATCCTGGAAGCGCCCGCAATCGTTGAAGGTCAGTGTTGCGCTTTGGGTATGGTGATCCCCCTGCAGCGCCGGCAGCAGCCCCATCTTGACCATGAGCTGAAAACCGTTGCAAACCCCCATGATCAGCTTGCCGGCGGCAATAAAACGATCGATCTGTTCGACCAAATGCTCGTTGCTACCACGGATCGCCGCATGCTTGAGTCGATTGGCGCCGGCCTTGGCACTGCCGAGGTCGTCGCCATCGAGGAAGCCGCCGGCGAGATTAAGAAACTGGTAATCATCAAGACGGACCCGGCCGGCCAAAAGTTCAGCAATATGAACGATATCGGCTCGATCCGCGCCGGCGAGAGTGCAGGCCGCGGCGACCTCCCGTTCACAGTTGGTTCCGTTACCGGTGATGACGATTGCGTTCACCTTGGTCATCTTACATCTCCCGCAGCGGCGCTTGCCAGGCCGCTTTCAGTTCATCGAGTGACGCTGCGATCAATGAACAGTTATTGGCATCAACGACTTGCAGCTGTGCTGTGGTGATCACCTCGCCGAGCAAAGAGCAGCTCTGCCGGGCAAAGAGTGAAGTGAAGCGTCCCTGATTCTCCGGATGGACCGTCACCAGCAAGCGGCTCGCCGATTCCGAGAAGAGGATCTGCGGCACGGTCAATTCGCCGCGCGTCTCCACCTTGCTCAGATCGATGCGCATGCCGAGGCCACCGCTGAAGGCGGTCTCGGCAAGTGCGACAGCCAGGCCGCCGTCAGAGAGGTCGTGACAGGAAGCGATAAGCCCGGCGGTCTGGGCGGCATTGAGGGTGCGATAACGGGCCAGCGCCGAGGGCGCATCGACCTGCGGGACATTAGCGCCGAGTTCGCCAAGCTGTGCGTAAAGTTCGGAAGCGCCGAGCTCATTGGCGGTGACACCGAGGAGATAGACGAGATCACCGGGGCGTTTGGCATCCATGGTTGTCGCCAGCCGGACATCGTCGATCTTGCCGATCACCGAGAAGAGGACGGTCGGCGGGATCGAAATCTTCGTGTCGCCGATCTGATAATCATTCTTCATCGAATCCTTGCCGGAGATCAGCGGCACGCCGAAGGCAACGCAGTAATCGTAAAGGGCCTGATTCGCCCGCACCAACTGAGCAGCCTTGTACTCGCCGTCCGGAGTCTTGTCGCTCTTCACCGGATCGCACCAGCAGAAGTTATCGAGCCCAGCAACATGATCGATCTTGCCGCCGACCGCCACATAGTTGCGCAGCCCTTCGTCGATGGCGTTTGCCATCATCTGGTAGGTGTCGATATCGGAATAGCGCGGGCAGATGCCGTGCGCCACCACGGTGCCGACGTAACTGTCATCGAGAGGACGGACGACCGCGGCATCAGAGGGACCATCATTGACGACGCCGGTGAGGGGTTTGACGATCGTCCCGGCCTGTACTTCGTGATCGTAGCGCCGCACCACACTCTCTTTCGAACAGATATTCAGGCTGCCAAGGAGATTGAGGAGGGCCGTCTGCACGTTGAAGTCCGCGGGAAGCTGCGGTTCGCTGCAGGTCGGGGGCGTCCAGGTGGCGGGAATGAGCATCTGCGGCACACCTTCATGGAGAAACTCCATCGAGAGCCAGGTGACGGTCTTCCCTTGGTACAGGCAATGATAGTAACCGGAGGCAGTGAACTGGCCGAGATCGGTCGATTCCACCTCCATCTCCGCAGAGAGGCTGAGAAAAGCGGCGAGTTTATCGGGCGGAACCGCGACGGTCATGCGCTCCTGCGCTTCGGAGATGAGAATCTCCCAAGGCTGCAAGCCGGGGTATTTCAGCGGTGCGCGATCAAGATGGAGCTCGAAGCCGCCGGTATCCTGTGCCATCTCACCGATGGAAGAGGAAAGTCCACCGGCACCGTTGTCGGTAATCGAGCTGTAAAGACCGCGGTCGCGGGCGATGATGAGGAAGTCAAGCATGCGCCGCTGCGTGATCGGATCACCGATCTGCACCGCCGTGACGGGTGAACCTTCATGCAGCTCTTCGGAGGAGAAGGTGGCGCCGTGGATGCCGTCCTTGCCGATGCGGCCGCCGACCATGACGATGCGATCGCCGACCCGGGCCGCCTTTTCGTGGCAGGGCTTGCCATGCAGAGTGGCGGGCATGATCGAACCGGTACCGCAGTAAACAAGGGGCTTACCGACGAAACGGTCATCAAAGACCAGCGAGCCGTTGACGGTCGGAATGCCGCTCTTGTTGCCGCCGTGCTCGACCCCTTCGACGACGCCTTCAAAAATCCGGCGCGGCGGCAGCAGACGCGGCGGCAGCGGTTGGTCGTAAAAGGGCGAAGCAAAGCAGAAGACATCAGTATTAAAGAGGAGACGCGCCCCCATGCCGGTGGCAAAGGCATCGCGGTTAACGCCGACGATGCCAGTCAAGGCTCCCCCGTAGGGATCAAGAGCCGACGGGGAGTTGTGGGTCTCCACCTTGAAGACCAGGCTCCAGTCGTCAGTAAAGCGGATGACGCCAGCGTTATCCTTGAAGACCGAAAGGCAGATATCATCCTTGCCCTGTGCCGCGCGGATATCTTTAGTGGCGCGGACGATGTAGCTCTTGAAGAGAGAGTTGATCTCCTCCCTCTTGCCGGTGGTGGTATCGAGATAATCGATACGCGCGGCGAAGATCTTGTGTTTGCAGTGTTCGCTCCAGGTCTGGGCGAGGGCTTCGATCTCGCAATCGGTAAGGAGAGCGCCGAGGCCGACCGCTGCCCGCACCGCCAGCACCTGCGGATCACGGATATAGGCCTGAATCGTCTGCATCTCTTCAAGATTGAGGGCGAGCATACCCGCCTTGCTCAGCGCCAACAGTTCAGCATCACTGACATCCAGATTCACTTCGTGAACCTCGGATGCTGCCGTGACCTGTACCTTCGGCACGGTTGCGGGGAGACCCTTGACCCGGTCGAAGCGATCGGAGGAAACAATCGTCCAGCGCTGAATCAGGCCATTGGCGAGGAATCCGGCGGTAATTTTTTCAGCCAGAGCCGCATCGACCGGGCCGGAAAGGAGGTACTGCACCGAAGTATAAACCCCTTCGCCGGCAGCCAGGGGACGACCGATCTGGTACTGGATCGCCTCTTTGGCGGTACGTCCGACATTGTCGGTGACACCGGGACGGTAGCCTACCTCGATAAGGATATCGAACTCCGTGGCGAGGGGGGCATTGATCGCTACTTCCTGGATGACCGGATCGCAAAACGGTCCGTGCGCCGCCGCGGCGACTTCCTGCTGTGTCAGGTCGGCATCGATCGTATAGACGTCGAGGGTCTGGACGGCCGCCAGGTCAATCCCGAGGTGTTCGCGCAACTCCCGCTGCACCCGGGCAGCGCGGGCATCCCGCACTCCCTTTTTCAAAGCTACTTCTATGCGCCAGGGCATGATGTCTGACTCCTGCATGGTGTTACGATTAATACGAACAATCCGCCTCGAAGACCCGGTTAATAATCGTGTCGACATGTTTGAAACTTTGTTCGCACTCCTTCTTGGCGATTATTTTCAGACGGAAAAACAGATAGTAGCAGTTTCCTGTCGTCCAAGGATTAACTCGGGGGCGCAGCAACTCTGGCGATCGACAGTCCTTCGGGCCGCGGATAGAGCATGTTGCGGGGTATTATTGGTTTCGCTTAAATGTCCGAGAAAAACCGCCTCAAGTCCCTCCCACAGGAGAGTATCAAGAAGCTTGGCGCCGGCTTCGTTCGAAAGGTGGCCGTGCTGGCTGCGTATCCGCTGCTTGAGGTACCAGGGATAGGGGCCGTCACGCAGCAAGGTTTCATCGTGATTAAATTCAAGCACCAGAGCGCGGCAGCGTTGCAAACGCTGCACTACCAATCGCGTCGCGATGCCGAGATCGGTTGCCACACCGATGCGCCCTTCCCGGCTCTCAATGACAAAACCGGCGGTCGCTACGGCATCATGGGTCAACGGAATCGTTTCGATGCGCAGGTCACGAAAGTCAACAACCTCCCCGGCGGAAAACTCCCGCACCACCGGCAGCGCCCCGGTCTTGTTGCCGAGGGCTGTCAGGGACGTAGGGTCGATACAGACCGGCAGCTTCAAGCCGCGCGCAATCGGACCGAGGCCGCGACAGTGGTCGCTGTGTTCATGAGAGACCAGGATCGCATCTAGCTGTGCAGGATCGACATCAATCATCGCAAGCCGCTCTTTGAGACCGCGCAGAGAAAGTCCGGCGTCGAGCAGCAGGCGGGTTTCGCCGCTTTCGATGTAGAGAGCATTTCCTTTGCTGCCGCTGGCTAACAGACAGATCCGCACTTGATAAAATACTCCTTATTGCGGCTGCGTTATAACAGGAATCGGCCTTTGCCGGCAAGGAAAGATTTGGCGGGAAAGATCAGATTATCTCAGTTGGGTCAACCGGGGGGAGAAGAGGAATAAGGACGAAAAAAGCGCTCCCGCAGAATTTTTCCGAATGATGGCCTTCACTCTCGACCCAGATAGCGCCGCCGTGACGGTCAACAATCCCCTTGACAATCGTCAGTCCCAAGCCGGTACCACGCCCCCTGAAAGCCATCTTGCCGGTAAAGTGTTCTTCAATTTTTCCGATCTCGTAAAACTTTTCAAAAACTTGTAACTGCTCTTCCACATCGATACCGATACCGCTATCACGCACCACCATCTCGACATAGGTGTGCTGATGCGTATCGATAGTTTCGACTTCATCAATTCCTGCCGATTTATCCGGCGCGCGCATGATCCTTACCAAACGCGTCGTCAGCGTAATGGTGCCGTTGTCCGGAGTGAATTTGACCGCATTTCCAACCAGGTTGGTAACAACCTGAAACATACGATCCGGATCACAGAAGACTTGCGGCAGGTCAGAATCGAGATCGAGCTGTAAGGTTTGATGACGGACATGGAGAAAGTATTCGAGTTCGTTGGTAGCGGTACGGATTAATTCATTGAAGTCGACAAGACGGACACGCAACGGCATCTGGCGACGATCAAGGAGTGTGACATCAACAATATCACGGACAATAGCCGTCAAACGGTCAGATGCATCGGAGATATAACGAACCATGGAGAGGACAGATTCATCCGCCCGGCCGGCAACGCCACTGAGGATCAGTTCGGAGTATCCGGAGACAACCGTCAAAGGCGTCTTCAATTCATGCGATACCATGCCAAGAAAAGAATTCTTCATAGTATTCAAATTCTGCAAGTCAGAAGCGACCTGCTCGAGATGCTCTTTGATCTCCTTGTCGCGGGTGATATCACGAATCGTCATCTGCGTCATCCTCTTTCCACCCGGGTCAACCATAGCCGAACTGCGAAGCGAACCGACGACCCGTTCACCGCTTTGCGGGCGGACAAAGTTCAGTTCAAATTCGTTGATCCGGCCCTCCCGCAAGTCACACAGCATGGATTCCTCCCTTTCAATCCGGCCACCATGGACTCTGGCAAGGAGGGTGAGGAAATCTTCGTTAACGGCTACAGCGCGCGTGACGCCAAAGAAGTTTTCGGCAGCCCGATTGATCAAGAGGATACGATCAACATCATCCACAACCAGAATTGCATCGCTGGCATGTTCAAGGAGGGTGCGGTACATCTCGCGGTTGGCGGCAAGCTCGTCGGTGATCCGCTCCTGCTGTTCGTACGACGACTGCAATTCACGATTGGAGAGTTCAAGTTCTGTGTAGCTGTCCTGAATCTTGAGATCACGATCACGCAAAGACTTCGCCATGGATTCCAAAGCATTGGCGAGGGAGGCAAATTCCAGAGTCGACATTTTTGGCAGTGGGGCATTAAAATCGCCGCCAGCAACTCTTCTGGCAACACGACAAAGTTGCTCAATCGGCACTGTCAAATTGATACGAACGAAGAAGAATAAAACCAATAAGACGATGAGGGATGCTACCACCAGCACAATCAAGGTATAACGCAACAATTTTAATGGCATCGCCGAAAGGGCCGACTCAGGGAAACCGAGACTGACCCAGCCGACCGTTGTCCCGTCAGGGGCGAGGATGCGCGTCGTGGTATCGTAAACATGACCAAAACGGGGGTTAAAAAGGTGGGAGGTTGCCGTATTTCCTGCTTGTACCTCGCTGAGCGTGACAGGTGAAGGTGAGAGCGGGTCATGAGAATAAAGGGGGTTGCGATTGGCATCAACAATGACACAGTAGACAATCTCGGGATCACTCGCGACAACTTGCCGACAGCGATTGCTCATCCCTTCGATCTCGTTGAGATTGATCCCGAGAGAAAGGACTTTTTCAATTCCCGAGCTTAGCTCCTTGCCAAGGAGGCGGCTACGAACGGCAAGACTCTCCCTATAGTCGCGACTTACCTGCCGAATCGTCAGCACATTGTCGACGGCAAGGGTCACAAGCAACACAGCAAAAACAAAGAGAAGAATCCGTTTACCAAGAGTAGGGATCATGAACGGCAGTCTACCTGAAATTTCAAAAAATTTTAGAATAACATGGCATTTTGATACTGGCAATGAATTGCCAATAAAATATTCTAACCTTTTCCCCGGGGAGATCCTTTAGTGTTGACGGCAACAATCAGTTTGGATTACATTTTTGGGCGCTGCGTTATCAAAGTTTCGGTGAGTTATAGACAACCGCCTCGCAAGCGCTATACTTTTTTTAATTTAAACAGGTTC containing:
- a CDS encoding phosphoribosylformylglycinamidine synthase, with the translated sequence MPWRIEVALKKGVRDARAARVQRELREHLGIDLAAVQTLDVYTIDADLTQQEVAAAAHGPFCDPVIQEVAINAPLATEFDILIEVGYRPGVTDNVGRTAKEAIQYQIGRPLAAGEGVYTSVQYLLSGPVDAALAEKITAGFLANGLIQRWTIVSSDRFDRVKGLPATVPKVQVTAASEVHEVNLDVSDAELLALSKAGMLALNLEEMQTIQAYIRDPQVLAVRAAVGLGALLTDCEIEALAQTWSEHCKHKIFAARIDYLDTTTGKREEINSLFKSYIVRATKDIRAAQGKDDICLSVFKDNAGVIRFTDDWSLVFKVETHNSPSALDPYGGALTGIVGVNRDAFATGMGARLLFNTDVFCFASPFYDQPLPPRLLPPRRIFEGVVEGVEHGGNKSGIPTVNGSLVFDDRFVGKPLVYCGTGSIMPATLHGKPCHEKAARVGDRIVMVGGRIGKDGIHGATFSSEELHEGSPVTAVQIGDPITQRRMLDFLIIARDRGLYSSITDNGAGGLSSSIGEMAQDTGGFELHLDRAPLKYPGLQPWEILISEAQERMTVAVPPDKLAAFLSLSAEMEVESTDLGQFTASGYYHCLYQGKTVTWLSMEFLHEGVPQMLIPATWTPPTCSEPQLPADFNVQTALLNLLGSLNICSKESVVRRYDHEVQAGTIVKPLTGVVNDGPSDAAVVRPLDDSYVGTVVAHGICPRYSDIDTYQMMANAIDEGLRNYVAVGGKIDHVAGLDNFCWCDPVKSDKTPDGEYKAAQLVRANQALYDYCVAFGVPLISGKDSMKNDYQIGDTKISIPPTVLFSVIGKIDDVRLATTMDAKRPGDLVYLLGVTANELGASELYAQLGELGANVPQVDAPSALARYRTLNAAQTAGLIASCHDLSDGGLAVALAETAFSGGLGMRIDLSKVETRGELTVPQILFSESASRLLVTVHPENQGRFTSLFARQSCSLLGEVITTAQLQVVDANNCSLIAASLDELKAAWQAPLREM
- the pyrE gene encoding orotate phosphoribosyltransferase yields the protein MTSQERNSLMEIIRDLSYEEREVTLASGRKSNFYFDGKQTCLHAQGGLLVGKAFWQEVKAFAGPIHGVGGLTLGADPIATATSIAAALDGASVHAFIIRKEPKGHGTGQWLEGRKNLPAGSRVVIVEDVTTTGGSSMKAVERARSEGLEVVGIVTLVDREEGAREFLEGENGLALRAVFTKTQVVG
- the sfsA gene encoding DNA/RNA nuclease SfsA, which encodes MNLPAPLYSGRLLRRYQRFFADVELDDGRIVIAHTPNTGSMLQCAIPGHRVLISAADNPLRKLPWTLELIEVNGSWVDTHTHRTNRVVEEGLRSGAIAEFVGYDVRAEVPYHDSRIDFLLQRGGEKAFVEVKNVTLCSTTGVASFPDAVTERGQKHLRELARAQEEGYRAVIFFLVQRKEATLFSPADSIDPRYGQLLREVTAAGVEVLAYRSVVTKEMTSVGVRIPVCL
- a CDS encoding PAS domain-containing sensor histidine kinase, producing the protein MIPTLGKRILLFVFAVLLVTLAVDNVLTIRQVSRDYRESLAVRSRLLGKELSSGIEKVLSLGINLNEIEGMSNRCRQVVASDPEIVYCVIVDANRNPLYSHDPLSPSPVTLSEVQAGNTATSHLFNPRFGHVYDTTTRILAPDGTTVGWVSLGFPESALSAMPLKLLRYTLIVLVVASLIVLLVLFFFVRINLTVPIEQLCRVARRVAGGDFNAPLPKMSTLEFASLANALESMAKSLRDRDLKIQDSYTELELSNRELQSSYEQQERITDELAANREMYRTLLEHASDAILVVDDVDRILLINRAAENFFGVTRAVAVNEDFLTLLARVHGGRIEREESMLCDLREGRINEFELNFVRPQSGERVVGSLRSSAMVDPGGKRMTQMTIRDITRDKEIKEHLEQVASDLQNLNTMKNSFLGMVSHELKTPLTVVSGYSELILSGVAGRADESVLSMVRYISDASDRLTAIVRDIVDVTLLDRRQMPLRVRLVDFNELIRTATNELEYFLHVRHQTLQLDLDSDLPQVFCDPDRMFQVVTNLVGNAVKFTPDNGTITLTTRLVRIMRAPDKSAGIDEVETIDTHQHTYVEMVVRDSGIGIDVEEQLQVFEKFYEIGKIEEHFTGKMAFRGRGTGLGLTIVKGIVDRHGGAIWVESEGHHSEKFCGSAFFVLIPLLPPVDPTEII
- a CDS encoding phosphoribosylformylglycinamidine synthase; the encoded protein is MTKVNAIVITGNGTNCEREVAAACTLAGADRADIVHIAELLAGRVRLDDYQFLNLAGGFLDGDDLGSAKAGANRLKHAAIRGSNEHLVEQIDRFIAAGKLIMGVCNGFQLMVKMGLLPALQGDHHTQSATLTFNDCGRFQDRWAYLKVDPASPCIYTQGIKDGVYLPVRHGEGKFVADRETLAAIDAGHLAAVKYSDSDYREAVMDFPANPNGAMDAIAGICDPSGRLFGLMPHPEAYVDRTQHPRWTRDENLPQEGMGLWLYRNAVDFIRRGI
- the asd gene encoding aspartate-semialdehyde dehydrogenase, with translation MKVGMVGWRGMVGSVLMQRMQEENDFQGVEPVFFSTSQAGQPAPMNAGTLKNADDITELQKLDVIITCQGGDYTKAIHPQLRQAGWQGYWIDAASTLRMEKDAVIILDPVNRDVIDAALKNGQKDFIGGNCTVSLMLMALGGLFRADLIEWLSSMTYQAASGAGAPNMRELLSQMGVLHGSVADLLKDPSSAILEIDQKVTETLRNDAMPKKEFGFALAGNLLPWIDREVEDGQSREEWKGFAETNKILGTTQPIPVDGLCVRVGAMRCHSQALTIKLKKDLPISEIEALIANDNQWVKLVPNNKADSLAQLTPAAVSGTLTVPIGRVRKMKMGPQYISAFTCGDQLLWGAAEPLRRMLRILYER
- a CDS encoding MBL fold metallo-hydrolase; translation: MRICLLASGSKGNALYIESGETRLLLDAGLSLRGLKERLAMIDVDPAQLDAILVSHEHSDHCRGLGPIARGLKLPVCIDPTSLTALGNKTGALPVVREFSAGEVVDFRDLRIETIPLTHDAVATAGFVIESREGRIGVATDLGIATRLVVQRLQRCRALVLEFNHDETLLRDGPYPWYLKQRIRSQHGHLSNEAGAKLLDTLLWEGLEAVFLGHLSETNNTPQHALSAARRTVDRQSCCAPELILGRQETATICFSV
- a CDS encoding amidophosphoribosyltransferase, with product MFDKFNDECGVFGIFGHPEAANLTYLGLYALQHRGQESCGIVASDGVQLRTHKGMGLVADVFKRNSIFAELPGSSAIGHVRYSTAGGNDIKNCQPIVVDYVHGAISVAHNGNLVNALEIRAELEKKGSIFSTTSDTEVIIHLIARSAGASLEDRLVDALREVRGAYSLTFLTETRLVAVRDGSGFRPLALGKLDGAYVVASETCAFDLIEAEFIREIEPGEMVVIDKHGIKSYFPFEKIPTSPCIFEHIYFARPDSIVFGRQVYGVRKEFGRQLAREFPVDADVVIPIPDSGVPAAIGYAEESGIRFETGLIRNHYVGRTFIEPQQSIRHFGVKLKLNPVREIIEGKRIVVIDDSIVRGTTARKIIKMIRAAGASEVHVRISSPPTSFPCYYGIDTPTRKELISSSHSIEEINRYITSDSLGYLSREGTLRAAGAPEGRPGHFCDACFSGQYPVKFPRLVESDQMGLF